A single Fundulus heteroclitus isolate FHET01 chromosome 4, MU-UCD_Fhet_4.1, whole genome shotgun sequence DNA region contains:
- the gnao1b gene encoding guanine nucleotide binding protein (G protein), alpha activating activity polypeptide O, b, whose product MGCTLSAEERAALDRSKAIEKNLKEDGMVAAKDVKLLLLGGGESGKSTIVKQMKIIHEDGFSGDDVKQYKPVVYSNTIQSLAAILRAMDSLGIEFGDKDRKADAKLVCDVVSRMEDTEPYSAELLAAMKRLWSDPGTQECFNRAREYQLNDSAQYYLDSLDRIGAADYQPTEQDILRTRVKTTGIVETHFTFKNLHFRLFDVGGQRSERKKWIHCFEDVTAIIFCVALSGYDQVLHEDETTNRMHESLMLFDSICNNKFFIDTSIILFLNKKDLFAEKIKKSPLTICFPEYTGANTYEDATAYIQVQFESKNRSPNKEIYCHLTCATDTGNIQVVFDAVTDIIIANNLRGCGLY is encoded by the exons ATGGGATGTACACTGAGCGCCGAGGAGCGCGCAGCTCTGGACCGGAGCAAGGCCATCGAGAAGAACCTGAAGGAGGACGGGATGGTGGCGGCCAAGGACgtcaagctgctgctgctcg GCGGCGGAGAGTCTGGGAAAAGCACCATCGTCAAACAGATGAA GATTATCCATGAAGATGGCTTTTCTGGGGATGATGTGAAGCAGTATAAGCCTGTGGTCTACAGCAACACCATCCAGAGCTTGGCAGCCATCCTTCGAGCCATGGATTCCCTGGGCATCGAGTTTGGAGACAAGGACCGAAAA GCTGACGCAAAGCTGGTCTGCGATGTCGTCAGTCGCATGGAGGACACGGAGCCGTACTCTGCCGAGCTTCTTGCCGCTATGAAGCGTCTATGGTCCGATCCCGGGACTCAGGAGTGCTTCAACCGTGCTCGGGAATACCAGCTGAATGACTCGGCTCAATA CTACTTGGACAGTCTAGACCGTATCGGGGCGGCAGACTACCAGCCCACAGAGCAGGACATTCTGAGGACCCGAGTGAAGACCACTGGCATCGTTGAAACCCATTTCACCTTCAAAAATCTCCATTTCag GCTGTTTGACGTCGgtggtcagaggtcagagaggaagaagtgGATCCACTGttttgaggatgtgacagcaaTTATTTTCTGCGTTGCTCTGAGCGGATACGACCAGGTGCTCCATGAAGATGAAACAACT AACCGCATGCACGAATCCCTCATGCTCTTCGACTCCATCTGCAACAACAAGTTCTTCATCGACACCTCCATCATCCTCTTCCTCAACAAGAAAGATCTGTTTGCTGAAAAGATCAAGAAGTCTCCGCTGACGATCTGCTTTCCAGAATACACAG GTGCTAATACTTATGAAGACGCGACGGCTTACATTCAGGTTCAGTTCGAGAGCAAGAACCGCTCTCCCAACAAGGAGATCTACTGTCACCTGACCTGTGCCACAGAcacagggaacatccaggtagtgTTTGATGCCGTCACCGACATCATTATTGCAAACAACCTTAGAGGCTGCGGCTTATACTGA